Genomic DNA from Deinococcus sonorensis KR-87:
ACGGGTGAGGGTGATCAGGCCATGCAGCGCCGCCCACGCGACCTCCGTGAAGAGGCCCGGGGCGACCGCGCCAGCGACTTCACTGAGCGTGTCCAGCAGGGCTGTGAATGCCTCACGCATGGGCGCCGGGGTGGCCTCGTCCGCAAACGGGAGGCCGTTGCTCAGACTGAACATGCCGTCGTAGATGGCCGGGTGATGCTCGGCGAAGGCCATGTACGTTTCGACCAGCGTGGTGACCGCGGCCCGTCCGGAGCGCCCGGCGGGCAGGGCGCTCCGGATGGCCTGCGTGAGTTCCGCGAAGCCTTCGAGCGCCACGGCGCCGACGATCTCGTCTTTGTTGCGAAAGTGGGTATAGAGCACCGGTTGGCTGTACTCGATGCGTTCGGCGAGTCTGCGGATGGTCACGGCGTCCCAGCCTTCGGTCTCGGCGAGCGTCCGGGCGGCCGAGACAATCTTCTGGTGGCGATCAGCGCGCTCGCGCTCTTTCCGTTGATGAACCATCATGTCCTCATGCTATCACCGCTTGACATCCTAGCGATGCTATATGTAGCATGGCTTCAGTATCTAGCGCCGCTAGATTTTTTCAGAGGAGGGAACGCTGATGCAGGAGTTGCTGGTGACCGTCACGATTGTCCTGGTGGGATTGATGGTGGGCGTGGAACTTTCGGTGGCGGCCTTCGTCGAACCGATCTTCAGCCGGCTCCCACCCGCGGCGGGAATCGCGGCCCGCAGCGATGGCGCCCGAGTGCTCGGCCGGGTGATGCCGTTCTGGTACATCGGGTGCGTCCTGCTCGGGGTGATCTGGGCCGCCCTCACCTGGGGTCACCCGCAGGTGCTGCTGATCGCCGCGGCGCTCGCGTTGCTGCTGCTCAGCGTCGTGATGTCCATCACGGTCCTGGTCCCCATCAACACCCGGGTTGCCCGCTGGGCCAGGGAGGGTACGCCCGAAGACTGGCAGCAGCAGGTCCGCCGCTGGAACGTCTTCCATTATGCCCGGGTGGGCCTCATCGTCGCCGCGTTCGTGCTCCTTGTGCTGGCGGGCCTGACGGCCTGAAGCGAGCGTGCCCACCGGCGTCCGGCGAGGCCCGGTGCAGGGGCGCCGGACCCGGTGGGCACAGATGCAGCAAGTCCGCCCCACGGCCCGACCGGGGGCGGATTTCGCGGAGGGCGTGGTGCTTTCAAGCGGAGCGAACCCTCCCCTGGGCCAGCGCCCACCGGCCGGGCGGACCGTGGCCGCCGTGGGTTGTGCCGCTCAGAATGGCAGGTCATCCCCGGGCGGGACATCCTCGGCGTCCCCCGCCCGGCCCGCGGCACGGGTGGCCGGTCCAGTGGCCCTGACCGGGTGGGCCAGGGCTTGTCCGTGTCGTGGGCCGGGGGTGAGCAGTTCCATGCGCGACGCTTCGATCCTGGCAGTGGTGCGTGTGTGGCCGTCCTTGTCGATCCAGCGCGCAGTGGTCAGCCGGCCCTGCACAAGCACCGGATCACCCCGCTTCAGGTCCTTCGCCACCTCGGCCAGCGCCCGCCAGGCGGTCACGTCCACGTCGTGCACCCGCTCCTGCGGGTCGCCGCCTGTGTCCTTCCACACCTCATTTACGGCCAGCGCCACGCTCAGCACCGCATCGCCCGCCAGGGTGTACCGCAGCGCCGCGTCACGGGTGAGGTTCCCGATCACCAGCACCTGATTCATGCCGCCCTGCCTGCGCACGCCACCCTTGGCGTCGTGGATGGGTGTGGGCGCACTCCACAGCGCCTCGAGCTGCAGGCCCTTGATCTGCACGGCGTGGCGCTTGCCCCCGTCCGGGGCGTCCCAGCTGCGGGACTCGAGCGCGCCTTCGACCATCACCGGGTCCCCGACCTTGAGGTGGCGCTCGGCCAGCCGTTCGGCAGCCTGGCCGAGCAGGTGGACCGGGTGGGCCCAGAGCAGGCGGCGAACCTGGCCGCCCAAGCCGATCAGGTGGTCCTTGCCGGCGACCGTCACCTCGAAGATGGCCATGCCGCTGGGGCTGGAGCGCAGGTCCGGGTCTCGGGCGAGCGGGACGATCAGGAAGATGTGGTTCATGCCGCGGGCCATGGGCCGCTCCCTTCGCTGGCGTTGACTCGTGAGCGGCGCCCGGGTGCGCCCTCTGTCCAGCGTGGTGCCGGCCGGGGTTCGGCTCGCTTGCCGGCGTCAGCCGGCGGGCGGAGCCGCCCAGGTGAAGCGCTGACCCCGAGCTCCGCCCATCCTGGACGTGTGGAGAAACACGGGTATGCCCCCCCGCGCTCCCGAGCACCATGGCCACCGGAAGTCCAGGGAGGGCGACGCCTGAGCAAAACTGCCTCCGGTCCTTGCTCCTGATCGCTAGCGCGCACCGTGCCGCCGTGGCGGTCACCGGCGGTCGTTGAGCACCGAAGTGGAGCCCTCTGGGTCCGGACCTGGGCCGTGCTCCGCCGCAGGTTCGGCATGCGGGCGCAGGCACGTTGGGCACACGCCAGAGGCCGCTTCCCGGGCCAGGCGCTTGCGGGCCAGTTCATCGTGGAAGCCGCTGGCGATCAGGCCGGCCGGCAGCGCCACGACGCCAATGCCGAGCACCATCACGAACCCCGCGATGAGGCGGCCCAGGGGAGTGACCGGCGTGACGTCCCCGTACCCGACGGTGGTGAGGCTGACGATCGACCACCACATCGCCTGCGGGATGGTCTCGAAGCCGCGCGTCCCCCCTTCGAGGTTGTACAGGGCCGTCGCGCTCATCAGCACCAGGACGAACACGATCCCGAGCGTGGTGATCAGCTCGTCCCGTCGGCTGGCCATCACGCGTCCAATCGTGCTGAGCGCGCCGGAGTAGCGGCCGAACTTCAGGATGGAAATCAGCTTGAGCAGCCGCACGCTCCGGAATGCCGTGAACCCGCCCAGGCCCGGGAGGGCCAGGGCCAGCAGCACGCCCAGGTCGATCAGGCCCAGCGGGCTGAGGATCCAGTGGACCCGGGCGCGCCAGCCGGACCGGGGGCCGGGCTTCAGGGGCGCCACCCACACGCGCCCGAGGTACTCCACGGTGAACACGCCCAGGCTGAACAGCTCGAGCACGTGGAACCCCAGGTGGTATCGCCGCTGCACGTCCGGGATGGAGGCCAGCACCACCGCCGCGACGTTCACGGCGATCAGCGCGGTCAGCAGCAGGTTCAGCGCGCGTTCCACCGGAGGCGGGTTGGCGTCCGGGTCGAGCACGTCATACACCTGCTGCTGCAGGTCCGGTGGCAGAAAGGGACGGCGGGTCAGGCGGGTCATGCGGAACCTCCGGGCAGGATTAGGTGCGGCACGAAGCTGGCGCGGTCGTCCGTGATGCGCCGGGCCGCCTCGCGCACGCCCATCCCGCACACGTGCCGGCCGGCCACCCACACGCCGAGCACCGGAAACCGGGGCTCGCCCTGCGCGTTCACGAACTGGGGCAGCGGGCTGTACTGCTGTTCGACCATCCGCAGGTCGCCGTACTGGCCGCCCGTGGCGTCGTGGTCCTGGCCGACGATGGTGACGTTCTGCCCCTCGCGGCTGTAGAGCGGCTTGCGGACCACCTCCCCCCCCAACGTGCCGACGTGGAGCGTGGCGGGCAGCACCTCTGGACAGTCCGGGTACCGTTCGTGCAGCAGGGCCAGGATGCCTTTGCTGCACAGCACCGTCTTCCACAGCGGCTCGATGAAGCGGGTGTGCGTGAGCGAGAGTTCAGGGGCGAACGCTTCCTCCCAGGCGAACTCGAACGGCCACAACCACATCAGGTGGCGAATGTCCTCCCCCTCGGTGCCGATCAGGTGGCGGCGCTGGTGATCCTGGCCGATCTCGCTCACTGAAAGCGCGCGGGTGCGCAGGCCCGCCTGCTCCGCCAGGTCCTGCAGGTACGTGACGGTGGCGAGGTCCTCGCTGTTGTCCCCCGCGGCAAAGTGCACCGTGCCGACGCCGCCACTCGACAGCTCCCCCCAGCGGGCCAGCAGCTGCTCATGCATGCCGTTCCACTGGTCGCATCCCTGCTCGAGGTGCTGCAGGGCCAGCTGGTCTTCCAGCCACTGCCACTGGGCGACGCTGGCCTCGATCAGGCTGGTGGGCGTCTGGCCGTTGCATTCCAGCAGATGCAGGTGGTGGCCGTCGTACGCCAGGTCCAGCCGCATGTAGACGTCCGGGTCGCCGCGCAGCCAGGACTCGCGGACCGTCTCGTGCAGAAACGTGGGGATGCCGAGGTCCCCGAGCCGGCGCTGTTCGATGGCGAAGCCCACCGTGTCCAGCAGGTGTGTGACGAGCGTCTGCGATGCCGCTTCGATCCGCTCGATTTCCGCCAGGGTAAAGGCATAGGCGGCCTGCTCCTGCCAGTAGCCGTGATCCGCCCAGTCGATGGCCACACCCTGCAGCCGGGCGTCGGCGTCCGGGCGGGGGCGCACGGTCAGGCGCTGCATGTCAGCCGCCGCTGGAGCCGCTGCTGCGCGCACTGCTCCCAAAGCCGCCCCGCCGCACGCTGCCCGCGGCGGCCGCGGCGGCCGCCGCCCCAGTGGTGGCGGCCGCCGCGTGTGATCCAGCAGTCCCGCCGCTGTGCGTGGCGTCGGCCGCGCGCGTGGTGGGAGCGTTCTTGACCAGCACGGTGGCTTTCGGTTCCTGGTACATCACCCGGGTGTGGCGCGCGGTGTTGTACACCACCCCGCGCGTGAGGATCACGCCGGTTGGCGAATACCCGAGGTAATGCACCGTCCCGCTGCCGTAGTAATACGGCCCGTACCAGTAGCCCTGGTCACCGATGATGCAGGGGCGTTCGAGTTCCGGAATCAAGCGGTACTGCTGTATGCATTCGGCGTAGGAGTTGTAACTGAGGCGCTGATACTCCGAGGCCGGGACGGACCGCGAGCAGGCGGCCAGCGACGTGGCGGCGGTCGCGAGCAGCGTCAGCTGGAGGGTGCGGGTGCGTTTCATGGGTTCTCCTCGAGCGGGCGACAAAGGGTAAGGGACAAACTGAGCGGCGTGGGGCGCGGGTTGACGCGGGGGTGCCGCGGACGCCCGGGCGGACGGAGCACCGTGGAACGACCCGCCGGCCCGTCACGAGGGCTCCGGCTCGCTCCGCCGGCCAGTTGAGGTCCAGGGCGCACGGTGGTCACCACCGTGGGCTCCAGCGTGCCTTCCGGGGTCCAACCATCGACCTCCGCGTTGGGTCGCGCGCGGGGCGTGGTCGGCCGTCGTGATGCGGGCTGGCGTGGCGCCCTGACCCCCTCCTTCGTCCAGCGCCACCCAGCATAAGCGCACACCGGGCAGATGACCGCCACACGTGTGGGCTCCAGCAGGTCAGGGCGGCGGTCACCGCACGGGGAGTGCGTCACCTGCGTGCAGGCCGCCCTGACCGGTGAGGTGGCAGAGCAGACCGCTGACAACCGGTACGCTGACGGAGCAGCGCACGCCTCCCCTGCACCACTGCCGCACACGCCGGGATGGGGGGGGGAGTGCGCCGCGTGGCGGTGCGGGCTGCGGGGGCCCGCGCCCCGTCCTAGACGCCCGGGCCCGACGTGGTCTGCGGGTCGGGCCGCTCCGCCCGGGCCTGCCGGGCCGTCCAGGCCCCGCCCGCGCTCGCGATCATCACCAGCACCACCGCCGCCCACTGGCTCGCCCGCAGCACCTCGTGCAGCACGGCCCACCCGAACAGGGCCGCGACGACCGGCTCGAGGCTCAGCAGTACGCTGAAGGTCCGTGCCGGCAGCGTTCGCAGGGCGATCAGTTCAAGCGTAAACGGAATGGCGCTGGACAGCACCGCAAGGAGCGCCCCGGCGCCCAGCAGGGGGGGCGTCACCACCGTCCACGCGCCGCTGATGAGGACCGCCGGCAGCACCGCGAGGGTGGCCACGATCATGCCGGTGGTGACGCCCACGCCACTCGAGACCACCTGCGAGACCCGGCCGCCCAGGACGATGTACCCGGCCCAGCAGGCGCCCGCCAGGAGGGCCAGCACCATCCCGAGGCCATCCAGCCCCGCTCCCCGCCACGGGGCGATCAGGAGCACACCCAGCGCGGCCAGCAGGACCCACAGGAGGTCTCGTCGCTGACGGGACGTGACGGCCGCCAGGAGCAGGGGGCCCACGAATTCCAGGGTGACGGCCAGGCCCAGCGGGATGCGCGCCAGGGACAGGTAGTACAGCAGGTTCATCGCGCCCAGCACCACGCCGTACGGCAGCAGCGCGCGCCATTGGGCGGCCGTGAGCCGCCGCAGGGCGGGGCGGAAGATCACCGACAGCACCGCCGCGGCCAGGCCAATGCGCAGCCCGGTCGCGCCCACGGGCCCCAGCTGGGTGAACAGGACCTTGGCGAACGCGGCTCCGCCCTGCACGCTCAGGATCGCGAGCAGCAGGGCCGGCAGCGCCGGGAGCGGGGCGGGCGGATGGGCGGTGCGGAGCATACCCTCGAGTCTGACGGATGATCAGCGCGTTGCCTACGGCGCGGACCCGGTGGTCTGCACCGTGGCCACCGGAGGCTCCGACGGCTTTCTATACTGGGGCATGCTGGCGGGCCCGACCCTGATTCAACTGCGGGCGTTCGTGGCCGCGGCCGACGCGGGGAGTTTCGGCCGGGCGGCGTTCCTGCTGGACATGTCCCCCAGCAGCCTGAGTGAGAGCGTGCAGGCGCTCGAGCGGCAGTGCGGGCAGGCGCTCTTCCGGCGCTCGTCGGTGGGCCTCACGTTGACGGCCCTGGGGGAGCGGGCCCTGGGGCACGCCCGGCTGAGCCTCCAGCACAGTGAGGACTTCGGCCTGGTGCTGACCGAGGGGCGGGCGCTGGCCGGCAGCCTGAAGGTGGCGACGTACCGCAGCCTGGGCATTCACCTGCTGCCCCCGATCCTGGCGTTGCTGCGCCAGCAGCACCCGGACCTGCAGGTGCACCTGCTGGACGGCACCTCCGGGGCGAGCAAGGAGCGGCTCGTCCAGGATGGTCAGGCGGACCTGGCCTTTCAGGAACTGCCCGCGCAGACGCCGCTGCGGCGCCTGCCACTGCTTCAGGACGACCACGTGGTGGTGGTGGCGCCCGGTCAGGCGCGGGCCACGCTCGGGTGGCGGGACCTGAGCGCCCAGCCGGTGCTGGTGTCCCCGTCCCAGCACGCCTGCAACCAGCGGTTGTACGAGCATCTCCACCGGCACCTGCCAAAGGAGACCCGCGTGCAGGAGATCGAAGAGGATGAGGTGATGGTGTCGATGGTGCGGCATGGCCTGGGCGTGGCCATCATGCCCAGGTTGGCGGTACTCAACATCGACCTGAAGGTGCGGTCCCTGCCCACCCCCCTGACCCGCCAGCTCGGCCTGCTCCTGAACGCCAGCCGTGCGGACCTGCCGCACCTCCAGGCGTTCATCCGGGCCGTGCGCCAGTACCAGCAGACGAAGAGCTTCGCGGCGTTGCAGCACACCCTCCGGCACGGCCTCGGCTGACCGCGACGCCCCCGGCGGCAGAGGGGGCTCTACTCTCGGCGAACGCCGGGCCCCGGGTCAGCCGGCCCCCAGGCGTGCCGTGTTCAGGTGGCGGTTTGTTCTGCCTGCGCCTGCCGCACTGACTGCGCGAACTGCAGCATCCGCCCCTGATGCTGGCTTGACTGCTCCACGTCAGACGAGCCGTGCCCGGCGTCGAACCACTCGACCGTGATGTCCTTCCCCAAGCGCGCAGGTGCTGTTCGTCCTCGAGTATCCCCCGCGCCGGGCAGCGCGTGTCGTGGCGGCCCTGAATGACCAGCACCGGCGCTTTGACCTGCGCGGCGTACGGCTCCGGCCGGTCCCCGGGCGTCCCGCCGAACAGCGCCACCTGGTCGCCCTTGAGCGTCTGGGCGCTGTCCTGGTCCTGCACTGTCCAGTCGGCGATCGCGATGCTGGCCATCCCACCCGCCCACAGTTCCGGCTGCCGGCCAAGCCCCAGCAGCGTCAGGTACCCCCGAAGGACCAGCCGCGAAGCTCCATGACCTGATGGCGTTGACGAAGCGGCGCCGGGCGTGCGAACACGGGCACTGGGAACTGAAGCAGGAAGTGGGTCGCACTTCGAGGGACGCTCGTGGCGAGGGCTGCATCACTGTGCCTGGTGACCCTCGCTGTTGTGCAGACGCTCCGTCTGGAGCACCCCGGACAGGGCGAGACGCTTCCGGCAAGCCGAGCCGACCTGGCTGGAGCGCTCCCCCAGCCAGTGCTCTGTCCACGGTGTCGGCTGCTGGCCCCGAAGGACTGCAGGCTGCCTGTCCCTCAACAGAACTTGACATGCGCTTCATTCGACACGCGGCCGGCAGAATTATCGTGAGATGCCGTGGCGGTCGATCCGGGCAGGGAACGTCTGCG
This window encodes:
- a CDS encoding TetR/AcrR family transcriptional regulator — protein: MMVHQRKERERADRHQKIVSAARTLAETEGWDAVTIRRLAERIEYSQPVLYTHFRNKDEIVGAVALEGFAELTQAIRSALPAGRSGRAAVTTLVETYMAFAEHHPAIYDGMFSLSNGLPFADEATPAPMREAFTALLDTLSEVAGAVAPGLFTEVAWAALHGLITLTRAGRLPPEHTQARLEVLVDWMVRA
- a CDS encoding DUF1772 domain-containing protein, which gives rise to MQELLVTVTIVLVGLMVGVELSVAAFVEPIFSRLPPAAGIAARSDGARVLGRVMPFWYIGCVLLGVIWAALTWGHPQVLLIAAALALLLLSVVMSITVLVPINTRVARWAREGTPEDWQQQVRRWNVFHYARVGLIVAAFVLLVLAGLTA
- the ssb gene encoding single-stranded DNA-binding protein, which produces MARGMNHIFLIVPLARDPDLRSSPSGMAIFEVTVAGKDHLIGLGGQVRRLLWAHPVHLLGQAAERLAERHLKVGDPVMVEGALESRSWDAPDGGKRHAVQIKGLQLEALWSAPTPIHDAKGGVRRQGGMNQVLVIGNLTRDAALRYTLAGDAVLSVALAVNEVWKDTGGDPQERVHDVDVTAWRALAEVAKDLKRGDPVLVQGRLTTARWIDKDGHTRTTARIEASRMELLTPGPRHGQALAHPVRATGPATRAAGRAGDAEDVPPGDDLPF
- a CDS encoding ion transporter is translated as MTRLTRRPFLPPDLQQQVYDVLDPDANPPPVERALNLLLTALIAVNVAAVVLASIPDVQRRYHLGFHVLELFSLGVFTVEYLGRVWVAPLKPGPRSGWRARVHWILSPLGLIDLGVLLALALPGLGGFTAFRSVRLLKLISILKFGRYSGALSTIGRVMASRRDELITTLGIVFVLVLMSATALYNLEGGTRGFETIPQAMWWSIVSLTTVGYGDVTPVTPLGRLIAGFVMVLGIGVVALPAGLIASGFHDELARKRLAREAASGVCPTCLRPHAEPAAEHGPGPDPEGSTSVLNDRR
- a CDS encoding glutathionylspermidine synthase family protein; translated protein: MQRLTVRPRPDADARLQGVAIDWADHGYWQEQAAYAFTLAEIERIEAASQTLVTHLLDTVGFAIEQRRLGDLGIPTFLHETVRESWLRGDPDVYMRLDLAYDGHHLHLLECNGQTPTSLIEASVAQWQWLEDQLALQHLEQGCDQWNGMHEQLLARWGELSSGGVGTVHFAAGDNSEDLATVTYLQDLAEQAGLRTRALSVSEIGQDHQRRHLIGTEGEDIRHLMWLWPFEFAWEEAFAPELSLTHTRFIEPLWKTVLCSKGILALLHERYPDCPEVLPATLHVGTLGGEVVRKPLYSREGQNVTIVGQDHDATGGQYGDLRMVEQQYSPLPQFVNAQGEPRFPVLGVWVAGRHVCGMGVREAARRITDDRASFVPHLILPGGSA
- a CDS encoding EamA family transporter: MLRTAHPPAPLPALPALLLAILSVQGGAAFAKVLFTQLGPVGATGLRIGLAAAVLSVIFRPALRRLTAAQWRALLPYGVVLGAMNLLYYLSLARIPLGLAVTLEFVGPLLLAAVTSRQRRDLLWVLLAALGVLLIAPWRGAGLDGLGMVLALLAGACWAGYIVLGGRVSQVVSSGVGVTTGMIVATLAVLPAVLISGAWTVVTPPLLGAGALLAVLSSAIPFTLELIALRTLPARTFSVLLSLEPVVAALFGWAVLHEVLRASQWAAVVLVMIASAGGAWTARQARAERPDPQTTSGPGV
- a CDS encoding LysR family transcriptional regulator yields the protein MLAGPTLIQLRAFVAAADAGSFGRAAFLLDMSPSSLSESVQALERQCGQALFRRSSVGLTLTALGERALGHARLSLQHSEDFGLVLTEGRALAGSLKVATYRSLGIHLLPPILALLRQQHPDLQVHLLDGTSGASKERLVQDGQADLAFQELPAQTPLRRLPLLQDDHVVVVAPGQARATLGWRDLSAQPVLVSPSQHACNQRLYEHLHRHLPKETRVQEIEEDEVMVSMVRHGLGVAIMPRLAVLNIDLKVRSLPTPLTRQLGLLLNASRADLPHLQAFIRAVRQYQQTKSFAALQHTLRHGLG